One genomic segment of Bacteroides caccae includes these proteins:
- a CDS encoding PKD-like family lipoprotein encodes MKYIIDLRIIIVCAGILSLFACNEDKGNYDYEAINRVTEIANIQESYSVEVGERLLITPELNTTSGNMDNLDYTWYYKSGSAWNVLQEGKDFDFVIADPIGSPNSTYTCAFEAKNKVTDIAYRQIFSIRVSGTFNKGYVLLYEKEDGFDMGMVVQNSQNQYIPKYNILASTAPSLQREGVKPYELNIFADPTAPHPYQPDGSNRSVYLLTDHYTTRLKVADFSWDSSYDISNSVENGSPLHQEYVSTGQPIVAEKMKVGYFSTSGGIKPHVYVYVKDDNGQGNWYLHNTYPVYYFFSYPMNAYRTGNTVYDSERYEPAPFISCGNRITLFFDQEQNKFSCQTTYRSSNDFSTSFFFTEDFLDESSDHIFNFDDKNEGLLYMGERYTSIAKMTSFAFLKQSNGTFRYIEYGLPSNTTALVTKDNKLRTCIFDASTGIDHAKFIAAAPEPNNAFIYYATEDNRVFYADVSGSNAVVREITDAVLPEGYNEITALKFMIPSTSSKYLGIATYNSSLGKDEGGRIDFYSMSNASSGALTIATHEVNDDETIEMSWKGFGKIVDMDYKP; translated from the coding sequence ATGAAATATATAATAGATTTACGGATAATAATTGTATGTGCCGGAATACTGTCTCTGTTTGCATGCAATGAAGACAAGGGCAATTATGACTATGAAGCAATCAATCGGGTGACAGAAATTGCTAATATTCAGGAGAGCTATTCAGTGGAAGTAGGAGAACGGTTGTTGATTACTCCTGAACTCAATACTACTTCGGGCAATATGGATAATTTGGATTATACGTGGTATTATAAAAGCGGTTCTGCATGGAATGTATTGCAGGAGGGTAAAGACTTTGATTTTGTTATAGCCGATCCTATCGGATCTCCGAATAGTACTTATACTTGTGCCTTCGAAGCAAAAAACAAAGTGACGGATATTGCTTACCGACAAATTTTCAGTATAAGAGTATCGGGAACTTTCAATAAGGGATATGTCTTATTGTATGAGAAAGAAGACGGATTTGATATGGGAATGGTCGTTCAGAATTCTCAGAATCAATATATACCGAAGTATAATATACTGGCTTCTACCGCACCTTCCCTGCAGCGTGAAGGGGTAAAACCTTATGAGCTCAATATCTTTGCTGATCCCACTGCTCCTCATCCATATCAGCCGGATGGTTCCAACCGTTCGGTTTACTTGCTGACCGACCATTATACGACACGTTTGAAAGTGGCTGATTTCAGTTGGGATTCTTCGTATGATATATCCAATTCAGTGGAGAACGGTTCGCCTCTTCATCAGGAATATGTATCGACTGGGCAGCCTATTGTTGCGGAGAAGATGAAAGTGGGGTATTTTTCTACAAGTGGTGGTATAAAACCGCATGTATATGTATATGTGAAAGATGATAACGGACAGGGAAATTGGTATTTGCATAACACTTATCCTGTCTACTACTTCTTTTCCTATCCGATGAATGCCTATCGTACGGGGAATACCGTATACGATAGTGAACGTTACGAACCTGCTCCGTTTATATCGTGTGGTAACAGAATAACATTGTTTTTCGATCAGGAACAAAATAAGTTCAGTTGCCAGACTACATACCGTTCTTCCAATGATTTCAGCACATCGTTCTTTTTTACCGAAGATTTTCTGGATGAGTCTTCCGACCATATTTTTAACTTTGATGATAAGAATGAGGGGTTGTTGTATATGGGCGAACGCTATACGAGTATAGCAAAGATGACCTCTTTTGCTTTTCTGAAACAAAGTAACGGTACATTCAGATATATTGAATACGGTTTGCCGTCTAACACTACTGCTTTGGTGACGAAAGATAATAAATTGAGAACGTGTATATTTGATGCATCTACCGGCATTGACCATGCCAAATTTATTGCTGCCGCTCCCGAACCCAACAATGCGTTTATCTACTATGCGACTGAAGATAACCGGGTGTTTTATGCCGATGTATCGGGTAGCAATGCGGTGGTTAGAGAAATAACGGATGCAGTTCTTCCCGAAGGTTATAATGAAATAACCGCTTTAAAGTTTATGATTCCCAGTACAAGTAGTAAATATCTGGGAATTGCTACCTACAACAGTTCCTTAGGAAAGGATGAAGGAGGCAGAATAGACTTCTATTCCATGTCGAATGCTTCTTCCGGCGCACTTACCATAGCGACGCACGAGGTGAATGATGATGAAACGATAGAGATGTCGTGGAAAGGTTTTGGAAAGATAGTAGATATGGATTATAAACCTTAA
- a CDS encoding DUF1735 domain-containing protein, whose product MKLRKIICLLLVTCSSCSFFAGCTDDINNYEKQTAAEASNKVFISDKYASLAFNAQRTVEGKVANMDTLVAKLVVNCTSPAGGNLTVKVTIDTLLVDVYNKKNETSYHRFASNWIRLNKSTLTIPEGSMESADTLTVALTRPLDGFTSMDGYIMPVRITSASGYDAQVDYSKRVSYLTLDVTQENGVGFEEGKNSVMVAGNESFTGYDLPLMAYIASDNDINIGLEVDNSLVAAFNSKYGTAFKTLAVSDWELADVALPAGSTTATGHIAYKGETSQFAGDNYLVPIKIKSVTSPGAVEPVKTMRTDVYYLVVNSVSGGYTLESDDTAFGVRQTERSGYKALSEEYKFTQGSWESMFEGGFWVLDVPASVTIDLGHEVRNITGIYLRANNSSMSPASMDLSYAGEELYNATRLSVSLGSIALPSRCEHMYFKFAEPVNARYIGLNNMVAKSKYYSCKDFYIYTQNE is encoded by the coding sequence ATGAAACTTAGAAAAATAATATGTCTGTTACTGGTGACTTGCAGTTCATGCAGCTTTTTTGCAGGATGCACGGATGACATCAACAATTATGAGAAACAGACAGCTGCTGAAGCTTCCAACAAAGTATTTATCAGCGATAAGTATGCTTCACTTGCTTTCAATGCCCAACGTACAGTAGAAGGTAAGGTTGCCAATATGGATACATTGGTTGCCAAACTGGTAGTCAATTGTACTTCTCCGGCAGGTGGCAATTTGACGGTGAAAGTTACTATTGATACATTGTTGGTAGATGTATACAATAAGAAAAATGAAACATCCTATCACCGGTTTGCAAGTAATTGGATCAGGTTGAATAAATCGACCCTGACCATTCCCGAGGGAAGTATGGAATCTGCAGATACACTTACCGTTGCCTTGACCCGGCCTTTGGACGGGTTTACCAGTATGGACGGATACATCATGCCGGTGCGTATCACTTCGGCTTCGGGCTATGATGCACAAGTAGATTACAGTAAAAGAGTCTCTTATCTGACGTTGGATGTGACACAGGAGAACGGTGTGGGATTTGAAGAAGGCAAAAACAGTGTGATGGTTGCAGGAAACGAAAGTTTCACCGGATACGATCTGCCGCTTATGGCTTATATTGCGTCAGACAATGATATAAATATCGGGCTGGAAGTAGACAATAGTCTGGTAGCAGCTTTCAATAGCAAATATGGGACAGCTTTCAAAACCCTTGCCGTGAGTGACTGGGAATTGGCCGATGTTGCGTTACCGGCCGGCAGTACAACGGCTACGGGACATATCGCCTATAAGGGAGAGACGTCGCAGTTTGCGGGTGATAATTATCTTGTCCCCATAAAGATAAAATCGGTTACGTCACCGGGTGCGGTAGAGCCTGTCAAGACTATGCGTACAGATGTATATTATCTGGTAGTGAATTCGGTATCCGGTGGGTACACGCTTGAAAGCGATGATACTGCGTTTGGTGTGCGACAGACAGAAAGGAGCGGTTATAAAGCCCTGTCGGAAGAATATAAATTTACTCAAGGCAGTTGGGAAAGTATGTTCGAAGGAGGTTTCTGGGTATTGGATGTTCCGGCCAGTGTCACAATCGATTTGGGACATGAAGTTCGCAATATCACCGGAATATATCTCAGGGCGAACAATAGCTCGATGTCTCCTGCAAGCATGGACTTGTCTTATGCCGGAGAGGAACTCTATAATGCTACCCGTCTTTCGGTGAGCCTCGGTTCAATAGCACTTCCCAGCCGATGCGAACACATGTACTTCAAGTTTGCCGAACCTGTGAATGCCCGCTATATCGGACTGAATAATATGGTAGCTAAATCGA